A single region of the Ahaetulla prasina isolate Xishuangbanna chromosome 13, ASM2864084v1, whole genome shotgun sequence genome encodes:
- the CTXND1 gene encoding cortexin domain-containing 1 protein encodes MDGPTPEPAFVDVDKGLTLACFVFLCLFLIVMIIRCAKVIMDPYSAIPTSTWEEQHLDD; translated from the coding sequence ATGGACGGACCAACTCCTGAACCTGCCTTTGTCGATGTGGATAAAGGACTAACTTTGGCGTGCTTTGTCTTCCTTTGCCTTTTCCTCATCGTCATGATTATCCGCTGTGCCAAAGTGATCATGGACCCTTATAGTGCCATCCCAACCTCCACGTGGGAGGAACAGCACCTGGATGACTGA